One Halolamina litorea genomic window carries:
- a CDS encoding helix-turn-helix domain-containing protein, which translates to MSDAADRPAMTDLLETERPDFRQVLSCVFGVQDHQSRAYLALLDRPESTVAELAEALNRDRSNVNRSLTALLEKGLVERNRRLLDPGGYVYEYTAVPLPEAKAMLHEALDEWVESVHGRIDDFGDD; encoded by the coding sequence ATGAGCGACGCCGCCGACCGGCCGGCGATGACCGACCTACTGGAGACCGAACGGCCGGACTTCCGGCAGGTGCTCTCCTGTGTGTTCGGGGTGCAGGACCACCAGAGCCGCGCCTACCTCGCGCTGCTCGACCGCCCCGAGAGCACCGTCGCCGAACTCGCCGAGGCCCTCAACCGCGACCGGAGCAACGTCAACCGATCGTTGACGGCGCTGCTGGAGAAGGGACTGGTCGAACGCAACCGGCGACTGCTCGACCCCGGCGGCTACGTCTACGAGTACACCGCGGTCCCGCTGCCGGAGGCGAAAGCGATGCTCCACGAGGCCCTCGACGAGTGGGTCGAGAGCGTCCACGGCCGCATCGACGACTTCGGCGACGACTGA
- the rpl18a gene encoding 50S ribosomal protein L18Ae: MSQFTVSGTFEARDGQQAFERSVEAENESVAEEHVLSQFGAEHNLKRTQIEISEVTAA, encoded by the coding sequence ATGAGCCAGTTTACTGTGAGCGGTACGTTCGAGGCCCGGGACGGGCAGCAGGCCTTCGAGCGGAGCGTCGAGGCGGAGAACGAGTCGGTCGCCGAGGAGCACGTGCTCTCGCAGTTCGGTGCCGAGCACAACCTCAAGCGCACGCAGATCGAGATCTCGGAGGTGACCGCCGCATGA
- a CDS encoding translation initiation factor IF-6 gives MFRAAFAGSSYVGVFARATDDCLLIRPDAEDDVIEGMTDELGVDALPTTVAGSNTVGALAVGNENGLLVSGRATDRERERIESATDKPVHGLPGRINAAGNVVLANDNGAYVHPDLTDEQVDVVGEALEVPVERGSLGDVDTVGTAAVATNNGVLCQPGSREAELEAVEELLGVYADVGTINYGAPLVGSGLVANDDGYVVGRDTTGPELGRIEDTLGYLE, from the coding sequence GTGTTCCGCGCGGCTTTCGCCGGCTCCTCGTACGTCGGGGTGTTCGCGCGAGCGACTGACGACTGTCTGCTGATCCGTCCGGACGCCGAGGACGACGTCATCGAGGGGATGACCGACGAGCTCGGCGTCGATGCCCTGCCGACGACCGTCGCCGGTTCCAACACCGTCGGCGCACTCGCCGTCGGTAACGAGAACGGCCTGCTGGTCTCCGGTCGGGCCACCGACCGCGAGCGCGAGCGTATCGAGTCGGCGACCGACAAGCCCGTCCACGGGCTGCCGGGGCGGATCAACGCCGCCGGGAACGTCGTACTCGCCAACGACAACGGTGCCTACGTCCACCCCGACCTGACCGACGAGCAGGTCGACGTGGTCGGCGAGGCGCTCGAGGTCCCCGTCGAGCGTGGATCGCTCGGCGACGTGGACACCGTCGGTACCGCCGCCGTCGCCACGAACAACGGCGTACTCTGCCAGCCCGGCTCCCGGGAGGCGGAGTTGGAGGCCGTCGAGGAGCTCCTCGGCGTCTACGCCGACGTGGGGACGATCAACTACGGCGCCCCGCTGGTCGGCTCGGGGTTGGTCGCGAACGACGACGGCTACGTCGTCGGGCGTGACACCACCGGTCCGGAACTGGGGCGTATCGAGGACACGCTGGGCTACTTGGAGTAA
- a CDS encoding 50S ribosomal protein L31e — translation MSANDFEERVVTVPLRDAKKAPKQERGDRAMSIVREHLAKNFSVDEDEVRLDPAVNETVWERGRSKPPSSIRVRAARFDEDGETVVEAEPAE, via the coding sequence ATGAGCGCGAACGACTTCGAGGAGCGGGTCGTCACCGTCCCGCTCCGCGACGCGAAGAAGGCGCCGAAGCAGGAGCGCGGCGACCGTGCGATGTCGATCGTCCGCGAGCACCTGGCGAAGAACTTCTCGGTCGACGAGGACGAGGTCCGTCTGGACCCGGCAGTCAACGAGACCGTCTGGGAGCGCGGGCGAAGCAAGCCTCCGAGTTCCATCCGCGTCCGCGCCGCACGGTTCGACGAGGACGGCGAGACGGTCGTCGAGGCCGAGCCGGCGGAGTAA
- a CDS encoding 50S ribosomal protein L39e codes for MGKKSKAQKKRLGKKERQNSRVPAWVMMKTDMEVTRNPKRRNWRRSDIDE; via the coding sequence ATGGGGAAGAAGTCGAAAGCGCAGAAAAAGCGACTCGGTAAGAAGGAGCGACAGAACTCCCGCGTTCCCGCGTGGGTCATGATGAAGACCGACATGGAAGTCACCCGCAACCCGAAGCGGCGCAACTGGCGGCGCTCTGACATCGACGAATAA
- a CDS encoding DUF5828 family protein, translated as MEESIAGFKQRGSWGDVVEHGERITRALRDAGVDGDAFEAWDEWRPKAHETLDEDVEEKTAEQASIQEGPGEREGKEPEDDIKSAGEKLTESYEKVEEGDNGGAIERWQDSIGYATRAADSASRKAIRTVEDTVYRKVMTQLAPYYFDNELVSANVQQSSRGAEAEFVFEVNINDDDLKSEVSERLSEYDDQIDRWHVDVEKETVTAEAAEGVEVPPTEGEGRSKSTTN; from the coding sequence ATGGAGGAGAGCATCGCCGGCTTCAAACAGCGCGGCTCGTGGGGCGACGTGGTCGAACACGGTGAACGGATCACTCGCGCGCTGCGCGACGCCGGTGTCGACGGTGACGCGTTCGAGGCGTGGGACGAGTGGCGCCCGAAGGCTCACGAGACCCTCGACGAGGACGTCGAGGAGAAGACCGCGGAGCAGGCGAGCATCCAGGAAGGCCCCGGCGAGCGCGAGGGGAAGGAGCCGGAGGACGACATCAAGTCCGCCGGCGAGAAGCTGACCGAATCCTACGAGAAAGTCGAAGAGGGCGACAACGGCGGCGCCATCGAGCGCTGGCAGGACTCCATCGGCTACGCCACCCGCGCGGCCGACTCGGCGAGTCGGAAGGCCATCCGGACGGTGGAAGACACCGTCTACCGGAAGGTCATGACCCAACTCGCGCCGTACTACTTCGACAACGAACTGGTGAGCGCGAACGTCCAGCAGAGCTCCCGGGGCGCCGAGGCCGAGTTCGTCTTTGAGGTCAACATCAACGACGACGACCTGAAAAGCGAGGTCAGCGAACGCCTCTCGGAGTACGACGACCAGATCGACCGCTGGCACGTCGACGTTGAGAAGGAGACCGTCACCGCCGAGGCCGCCGAGGGCGTCGAAGTCCCGCCGACGGAGGGCGAGGGGCGCTCGAAGTCGACAACCAACTGA